One part of the Lotus japonicus ecotype B-129 chromosome 2, LjGifu_v1.2 genome encodes these proteins:
- the LOC130739306 gene encoding inactive LRR receptor-like serine/threonine-protein kinase BIR2, translating to MDHRSNTPSLLFLFTLLGICISLASSQVEDDVRCLKGIKDTVKDPGNRLETWRFDNTTVGFICDFVGVDCWNLRENRVLGLQLQDFKLSGQIPESLKYCGKNLQKLVLGSNSFTSVIPAEICSWMPFLVTMDLSGNDLSGPIPSTLVNCSYLNELVLSDNHLSGSIPYEFGSLGRLKRFSVANNKLSGSIPEFFSGFDKEDFAGNSGLCGGPLSKCGGMSKKNLAIIIAAGVFGAAASLLLAFGLWWWYHLRLSGGGGGRRKGGYEVGGVDDWAVRLRGHKLAQVTLFQKPIVKVKLGDLMAATNNFSAENVLIATRTGTTYRADLSDGSTLAVKRLNTCKIGEKQFRMEMNRLGQVRHPNLAPLLGYCVVEEEKLLVYKHMSNGTLYSLLHKNNELDWPMRFRIGLGAARGLAWLHHGCHPPIIQQNVCSNVILVDEEFDARLMDFGLARLMTSDANGSFVNGDLGELGYIAPEYPSTLVASLKGDVYGFGVLLLELVTGCKPLEVSAADEEEFKGSLVDWVNMHSSSGRLKDCIDKAIYGRGHDEEIVQFLKIASNCVLSRPKDRWSMYQVYHALKNLSKDHSFSEHDDEFPLIFGKPENEPA from the coding sequence ATGGATCACCGGAGCAACACTCCCTCACTCCTCTTCCTATTCACCTTGTTGGGTATCTGCATCTCGCTCGCTTCATCGCAGGTTGAAGACGACGTGAGATGCTTGAAGGGCATCAAGGACACTGTCAAGGACCCCGGTAATCGCCTCGAGACGTGGCGGTTCGACAACACCACCGTGGGTTTCATCTGTGACTTCGTCGGCGTCGACTGCTGGAACCTCCGGGAGAATCGAGTTCTGGGTTTGCAGCTTCAGGACTTCAAGCTTTCTGGTCAGATCCCGGAGTCTCTGAAGTACTGTGGGAAGAATCTGCAGAAACTGGTTCTTGGGTCGAACTCGTTTACCTCGGTGATTCCAGCTGAGATCTGTAGTTGGATGCCGTTTTTGGTAACTATGGATTTGTCTGGTAATGATCTCTCTGGGCCTATTCCATCTACTCTTGTGAATTGTTCTTATTTGAATGAGTTGGTGTTGTCTGATAATCATCTTTCTGGTTCTATTCCTTATGAGTTTGGGAGTTTGGGTAGGCTTAAGAGGTTTTCTGTGGCTAATAATAAGCTTAGTGGGAGTATTCCTGAGTTTTTCAGTGGGTTTGATAAGGAGGATTTTGCTGGGAATAGTGGGTTGTGTGGGGGTCCTCTTTCTAAATGTGGTGGGATGAGTAAGAAGAATCTTGCTATTATTATTGCTGCTGGGGTGTTTGGTGCTGCTGCTTCTTTGCTTTTGGCTTttgggttgtggtggtggtatcATTTGAGgttgagtggtggtggtggtgggaggaGGAAAGGAGGGTATGAGGTTGGGGGGGTTGATGATTGGGCTGTGAGGTTGAGGGGGCATAAGCTTGCTCAGGTTACTCTTTTTCAGAAGCCGATTGTGAAGGTGAAGCTTGGGGATTTGATGGCTGCGACTAATAATTTCAGTGCTGAGAATGTTCTGATTGCCACGAGGACAGGGACTACTTACAGGGCTGATCTTTCGGATGGCTCCACGCTCGCGGTGAAGCGGCTGAACACGTGTAAGATTGGGGAGAAGCAGTTTCGGATGGAGATGAATCGGCTAGGCCAAGTTAGGCATCCGAATTTGGCGCCTTTGCTGGGGTACTGTGTTGTGGAAGAGGAGAAGCTGCTGGTTTATAAGCACATGTCCAACGGGACTCTCTATTCGTTGCTGCATAAGAATAACGAGTTGGATTGGCCGATGAGGTTCAGGATAGGGTTGGGCGCGGCTAGGGGCCTCGCTTGGCTGCACCACGGGTGCCATCCTCCGATTATACAGCAAAATGTTTGTTCCAATGTGATTCTTGTTGATGAAGAATTCGATGCGCGGTTAATGGACTTTGGACTCGCAAGGCTTATGACATCGGACGCTAATGGTAGTTTTGTGAATGGGGATCTAGGGGAGCTCGGGTATATCGCTCCGGAATATCCAAGTACTCTGGTTGCTTCATTGAAAGGGGATGTGTATGGATTCGGAGTTTTGCTTTTGGAGTTGGTCACGGGGTGCAAGCCTCTTGAGGTGAGCGCCGCCGACGAGGAAGAATTTAAGGGTAGCCTAGTGGATTGGGTGAATATGCATTCTAGTTCCGGTAGACTCAAGGATTGCATTGATAAAGCCATATATGGAAGGGGACATGATGAGGAGATTGTGCAGTTTCTGAAAATCGCATCTAATTGTGTGCTTTCTCGCCCCAAGGATAGGTGGTCTATGTACCAGGTTTATCATGCGTTGAAGAATTTATCGAAAGACCACAGTTTCTCTGAACATGATGATGAATTTCCCTTGATCTTTGGTAAGCCAGAAAATGAACCAGCTTAG
- the LOC130739308 gene encoding CLAVATA3/ESR (CLE)-related protein 25, which produces MPLPSISTSHCHWVESHKRNQDMGVGGVSLRRLLLGALVSVGVIWFMFLVAISVNSKTKRTVLVPINVISKHLKLVGMQRHALHSNSGMIFVSKRRVPNGPDPIHNRKAVKYRQPPTQA; this is translated from the exons ATGCCTTTGCCTTCAATTTCCACCAGCCATTGCCATTGGGTGGAAAGTCATAAGAGAAATCAAGATATGGGTGTTGGTGGTGTTAGCCTTAGAAGGTTGCTTCTTGGAGCTTTGGTGTCTGTGGGAGTTATCTGGTTTATGTTCCTTGTTGCAATCTCAGTGAACAGTAAAACCAAAAGGACAGTTCTAGTTCCAATAAATGTTATCTCCAAGCATTTGAAGTTGGTTGGCATGCAGAGACATGCCCTGCATTCAAATTCTGGAATGATCTTTGTGAGCAAGAGAAGAGTACCCAATGGACCTGATCCAATACATAACAG GAAAGCAGTGAAATATAGACAGCCACCAACGCAAGCCTGA
- the LOC130739307 gene encoding uncharacterized protein LOC130739307 isoform X1, with product MAVLSPPTPSPLLLNTKANFGSPSSPSPLPLITFSSTPTNYPSSLLISSYTKSGNGLASEDKKILLERYGYDADADEYFSQSSPKSKRIKEQPRTRGGKQVQDPPEGPKPHRTTHKLLQVLGGTARRKKLLSPKGMDVRPMMEVVKGATFDILQAAGGSPASLRPGRWLDLYSGTGSVGIEALSRGCCEVHFVEMDPWVVSDVLRPNLEGTGFLDASVIHTVTVEKFFERGKQFVGNYGPFDYISVTPPYTQVDYGVLMRQISESSLVGEDAFIVVEYPSKTDMLDSCGHLVKITDRRFGRTLLAIYGPTWAQKKRRSHFQVTQLQ from the exons ATGGCGGTTTTGTCCCCTCCAACACCATCACCACTCCTTCTAAACACCAAAGCAAATTTCGggtcaccatcatcaccttcaccTCTTCCTCTTATCACCTTCTCCTCCACACCCACCAACTACCCTTCTTCGCTACTCATATCCTCTTACACTA AATCCGGAAATGGGTTGGCGAGTGAAGACAAAAAAATCTTACTTGAGCGGTATGGTTATGATGCTGATGCTGACGAGTACTTTTCTCAATCATCTCCAAAG TCTAAGAGGATAAAGGAGCAGCCAAGGACTAGAGGAGGGAAGCAAGTGCAGGACCCACCAGAGGGCCCTAAACCTCATCGTACTACGCATAAACTGCTTCAG GTTCTTGGGGGAACAGCTCGAAGAAAGAAGCTACTCTCACCTAAGGGCATGGATGTACGCCCCATGATGGAAGTTGTAAAAGGTGCAACGTTTGATATATTACAG GCGGCTGGTGGCTCTCCTGCATCCTTGAGACCTGGACGCTGGTTAGACTTATATAGTGGTACAGGTTCTGTTGGAATTGAAGCACTTAGCCGAGGATGTTGTGAG gTGCATTTTGTCGAGATGGATCCTTGGGTTGTATCAGATGTTTTACGTCCTAACTTGGAGGGGACTGGATTCCTTGATGCTTCAGTCATACATACTGTCACTGTGGAAAAATTCTTTGAACGTGGAAAGCAATTTGTAG GAAACTATGGCCCATTTGATTACATTAGTGTCACCCCTCCATATACGCAAGTTGACTATGGGGTGCTGATGAGGCAAATCTCAGAATCATCCTTGGTTGGAGAAGACGCTTTTATT GTAGTTGAGTATCCTTCAAAAACTGATATGCTGGATTCTTGTGGACATCTTGTGAAG ATAACTGATAGAAGGTTCGGCCGGACGCTCTTGGCAATTTATGGACCAACATGGGCCCAAAAGAAGAGGAGATCACACTTTCAAGTAACACAGTTGCAGTAA
- the LOC130739307 gene encoding uncharacterized protein LOC130739307 isoform X2: protein MAVLSPPTPSPLLLNTKANFGSPSSPSPLPLITFSSTPTNYPSSLLISSYTKSGNGLASEDKKILLERYGYDADADEYFSQSSPKVLGGTARRKKLLSPKGMDVRPMMEVVKGATFDILQAAGGSPASLRPGRWLDLYSGTGSVGIEALSRGCCEVHFVEMDPWVVSDVLRPNLEGTGFLDASVIHTVTVEKFFERGKQFVGNYGPFDYISVTPPYTQVDYGVLMRQISESSLVGEDAFIVVEYPSKTDMLDSCGHLVKITDRRFGRTLLAIYGPTWAQKKRRSHFQVTQLQ from the exons ATGGCGGTTTTGTCCCCTCCAACACCATCACCACTCCTTCTAAACACCAAAGCAAATTTCGggtcaccatcatcaccttcaccTCTTCCTCTTATCACCTTCTCCTCCACACCCACCAACTACCCTTCTTCGCTACTCATATCCTCTTACACTA AATCCGGAAATGGGTTGGCGAGTGAAGACAAAAAAATCTTACTTGAGCGGTATGGTTATGATGCTGATGCTGACGAGTACTTTTCTCAATCATCTCCAAAG GTTCTTGGGGGAACAGCTCGAAGAAAGAAGCTACTCTCACCTAAGGGCATGGATGTACGCCCCATGATGGAAGTTGTAAAAGGTGCAACGTTTGATATATTACAG GCGGCTGGTGGCTCTCCTGCATCCTTGAGACCTGGACGCTGGTTAGACTTATATAGTGGTACAGGTTCTGTTGGAATTGAAGCACTTAGCCGAGGATGTTGTGAG gTGCATTTTGTCGAGATGGATCCTTGGGTTGTATCAGATGTTTTACGTCCTAACTTGGAGGGGACTGGATTCCTTGATGCTTCAGTCATACATACTGTCACTGTGGAAAAATTCTTTGAACGTGGAAAGCAATTTGTAG GAAACTATGGCCCATTTGATTACATTAGTGTCACCCCTCCATATACGCAAGTTGACTATGGGGTGCTGATGAGGCAAATCTCAGAATCATCCTTGGTTGGAGAAGACGCTTTTATT GTAGTTGAGTATCCTTCAAAAACTGATATGCTGGATTCTTGTGGACATCTTGTGAAG ATAACTGATAGAAGGTTCGGCCGGACGCTCTTGGCAATTTATGGACCAACATGGGCCCAAAAGAAGAGGAGATCACACTTTCAAGTAACACAGTTGCAGTAA